The following nucleotide sequence is from Flavobacterium sp. N1736.
AGTTATGATGATTTGAAAATTGTAAAAGAAGTAATGAAACTGGGCGCAAAAGGATATCTGACAAAAAAAAGTGCCGGAGAAAATATTATCGAAGCAATTGAAGCCGTAAATAAAGATGAAGAATATTTCGATAAACATATAAGAGAAAAAATATTTACCAACTTTACTCAAAATAATCCAAAATTAAACAGACCGGATTTTATAGATAATCATTTTTTAAGTGAACGGGAAATTGAAATCATTACTTTAATTTCTTTAGAATATAGTGCAAGAGAAATTAGTGAAGAACTTTTTATAAGCGTCAATACGGTCGAAACACATCGTAAAAACATCATGAAAAAACTAAATACTAAAAATGTTGTTGGTGTTGTAAAATATGCTTTGAAAAATAATTTAATAAAACCCTAATTGTGTTACCATGTACATTTTTAGAATAATTCTATTACTTGTTTTTTTCTCTGGCTTAAACGCG
It contains:
- a CDS encoding response regulator; translation: MKHKIRIHLADDHQVLIDGLTNLLRTVSDFEVVGNSLDGTSIYEDVLHNKTDILLLDISMPAKDGIEVLKEFNEKGFPCKVIILSSYDDLKIVKEVMKLGAKGYLTKKSAGENIIEAIEAVNKDEEYFDKHIREKIFTNFTQNNPKLNRPDFIDNHFLSEREIEIITLISLEYSAREISEELFISVNTVETHRKNIMKKLNTKNVVGVVKYALKNNLIKP